A window from Culex pipiens pallens isolate TS chromosome 3, TS_CPP_V2, whole genome shotgun sequence encodes these proteins:
- the LOC120416964 gene encoding zinc finger CCCH domain-containing protein 13, whose translation METEEIIKLVDGIYKNILEKFNPGARQLISAGKAYLKALHGASAASNLFNEALAKIAVNAQQGGTIDIGSALMNIVGVYKEIQDQHMNILKAFYVDLLVPLETNLEKDTKVVQFEQKKFLQQHKLRSDGYSKAATTMKKYRKKNSKSSAKDAEKEIKSIQTFEEEKHKLDQFCEYSLKNAMTQERRRYGFVLERQCSLAKHWMAYHHSGHLIIEKSLENWNDVAATREFLPPNVENMFITKQLKDMEDDDDDAQSIASQLRKTRSIDASCLDMRSLGDVVNSSMMQMPRAKSEFNLNNSSATSVSTLVGVGVPGGHMMSATLKSSDTSQWERPTVKALYAYLSSGENQLSFLEGDRIALVGDRAKGWQFGENLRTQKFGWFPIAYAENERDNDKESISEWVKAPPSEIEVDNTPDSSLESTLVDDNMSKSANSYPPEEVSPTRMFGDTIQYRQSKQFRRLSRGEKPPKPGPPPQLPAPVPTPVVPNYSKPQGIPQSNSFSSSGGAPMVEKRKTPSATINFNKPQSASKPSKASRNGIASASLHSSNDSGFSNEPQPQPEVEMYSDEETVNRVPIRSSRSEKNLSSPRSNERDLSDHRYRYNSRGGGGGDPSMMPDDDDDIYGTIVPPRRQHMRQANSFGNIADSNAGTLEYGYRSRTRMSEGHPNGGPNQSDSQKIKRTKSFWKFSKSQDHILEGMAMWKHNDIIPTGREKREMEKKEATLKRNMRKKEQIEKQKQKEMIAVKEAEEAAARKKEQQMRQMGAMESGTLMRNRERERERDHDRAEREHRERPHSIAMMPEQEKFPITKSDIDKRISKLDEMQQQQQQKKVSQPRQERQERMERQDRQDRHERQDRQERQERHERQDRQDRAERMDRHDRQDRQDRHERDRRHEESDRKPSKSSKQQQQQQQDSNNNRNSYVNRLEQEEQIYGESMQQQVKGKDKYRTSERESSKNRNNDALNKYYQDQHFDDFAIIPSDSIMIQDTSFYDDDGMMDDDMMLMKTVRRKEILKQYYSSGTDTERNSSSSDAYDCIVVDDHLVSAADMMMRKNRGDKSRSEARKSNGESSNNRMENTPKQEEKMTFSTFRGTAVDDDEAMMMLEDEMMDEPPRDTRRSKLSKANSTGAMHMDKYESEQESRISAKVTNNGNQKRKSTKSTASDGKAYGPWYDLWGAEGSTMQSQK comes from the exons GTTCCGCCCTGATGAACATCGTCGGAGTCTACAAAGAGATCCAGGACCAGCACATGAACATT CTTAAAGCGTTCTACGTGGACCTGCTGGTGCCGCTGGAGACAAACCTGGAGAAGGACACCAAGGTGGTGCAGTTCGAGCAGAAGAAGTTTCTGCAGCAGCACAAGCTTCGCTCGGACGGTTACAGCAAGGCGGCGACCACGATGAAGAAGTACCGCAAGAAGAACTCCAAGAGTTCGGCCAAGGACGCCGAGAAGGAGATCAAGAGCATCCAGACGTTCGAGGAGGAGAAGCACAAGCTGGACCAGTTCTGCGAGTACAGCTTGAAGAACGCGATGACGCAGGAGCGGCGCCGGTACGGGTTTGTGCTGGAGCGGCAGTGCTCGCTGGCGAAACACTGGATGGCGTACCACCACTCGGGACATCTGATCATCGAAAAGTCACTGGAAAACTGGAACGACGTTGCCGCTACGAGGGAATTTTTGCCACCGAACGTTGAGAACATGTTCATAACTAAACAGCTGAAGGATATGGaagacgatgacgacgatgcGCAGTCGATTGCGTCGCAACTCCGCAAGACCCGGTCGATCGACGCTTCCTGTCTGGACATGCGATCGCTGGGCGATGTGGTGAACAGCTCGATGATGCAGATGCCTCGTGCCAAGTCGGAGTTCAACCTGAACAACAGCAGTGCCACCAGCGTTAGCACCCTCGTCGGGGTTGGCGTCCCGGGAGGACACATGATGAGTGCCACGCTGAAGAGCTCGGACACTAGCCAGTGGGAACGCCCGACGGTTAAGGCCTTGTACGCGTACTTGTCATCCGGGGAGAATCAGCTGAGCTTCCTGGAAGGCGACCGGATCGCGCTGGTTGGGGACCGTGCCAAGGGTTGGCAGTTTGGTGAGAATCTGCGAACGCAGAAGTTTGGCTGGTTCCCGATTGCGTACGCCGAGAATGAACGCGATAACGACAAAGAGAG CATCAGCGAATGGGTCAAGGCGCCGCCCAGTGAAATCGAAGTTGACAACACGCCCGACTCATCGCTCGAGTCCACCCTGGTAGACGACAACATGTCCAAAAGTGCCAACTCGTACCCCCCAGAGGAGGTCTCCCCGACGCGCATGTTCGGCGACACCATCCAGTACCGCCAGTCCAAGCAGTTCCGCCGACTGTCGCGCGGAGAAAAGCCACCCAAGCCGGGCCCACCACCACAGCTCCCGGCCCCCGTCCCCACCCCGGTCGTGCCAAACTACAGTAAGCCCCAGGGCATCCCCCAGTCCAACAGCTTCTCCTCGTCCGGCGGAGCGCCGATGGTCGAGAAGCGCAAGACTCCGTCCGCTACGATCAACTTTAACAAGCCG CAGTCGGCCAGCAAGCCGTCGAAAGCGTCCCGCAACGGAATCGCCAGTGCCTCGCTGCACAGCAGCAACGACAGCGGCTTCTCGAACGAGCCGCAGCCCCAGCCGGAGGTGGAGATGTACTCGGACGAGGAAACCGTCAATCGGGTGCCGATAAG ATCGTCCCGCTCGGAGAAGAACCTCTCGTCGCCGCGCTCCAACGAACGTGACTTGAGCGACCATCGGTACCGTTACAACAgccgcggcggcggcggcggcgatcCGTCCATGAtgcccgacgacgacgacgacatctACGGCACGATCGTTCCACCACGCCGTCAGCACATGCGCCAGGCGAACAGCTTCGGCAACATCGCGGACAGCAACGCGGGAACGCTGGAGTACGGGTACCGGTCGCGGACGCGAATGTCCGAGGGTCACCCGAACGGTGGTCCGAATCAGAGCGATTCGCAGAAGATCAAGCGCACCAAGTCGTTCTGGAAGTTCTCCAAGTCGCAGGATCATATTCTGGAGGGGATGGCCATGTGGAAGCACAACGACATCATTCCTACCGGTCGGGAGAAGCGCGAAATGGAGAAGAAGGAAGCGACGCTGAAGCGGAACATGCGCAAGAAGGAGCAGATCGAGAAGCAGAAGCAGAAGGAGATGATCGCGGTGAAGGAGGCGGAGGAAGCGGCTGCTCGGAAGAAGGAGCAGCAGATGAGACAGATGGGTGCGATGGAGAGCGGAACGCTGATGAGGAATCGGGAGAGGGAGCGAGAGCGGGATCACGACAGGGCAGAGCGGGAGCACCGCGAGAGACCGCACAGCATTGCGATGATGCCGGAGCAGGAAAAGTTCCCGATCACGAAGTCGGACATTGACAAGCGGATTTCCAAGCTGGACgagatgcagcagcagcagcagcagaagaaggTTAGTCAGCCGAGGCAGGAACGCCAGGAACGGATGGAGAGACAAGATCGCCAGGATAGACACGAGCGACAGGATCGGCAGGAGCGTCAGGAGCGGCACGAgcgacaagacagacaagatcGAGCGGAGCGAATGGACAGACACGATCGCCAGGACAGGCAAGACCGTCACGAGCGTGATCGCCGCCACGAAGAGTCCGACCGCAAGCCGTCCAAGTCAAgcaagcagcaacagcagcagcaacaggatAGCAACAACAACCGAAACAGCTACGTCAACAGGTTGGAGCAGGAGGAGCAGATCTACGGAGAGTCGATGCAACAGCAGGTGAAGGGCAAGGACAAGTACCGTACCAGCGAGCGGGAAAGCAGCAAGAACCGGAACAACGATGCGCTGAACAAGTACTACCAGGATCAGCACTTTGACGACTTTGCGATCATCCCGAGCGACTCGATCATGATCCAGGACACGAGCTTCTACGACGACGATGGCATGATGGACGACGACATGATGCTGATGAAGACGGTACGCCGAAAGGAGATCCTCAAGCAGTACTACTCCAGCGGTACCGACACCGAGCGCAACTCGTCCAGCTCCGACGCGTATGACTGCATCGTGGTGGACGATCACCTTGTTTCCGCCGCCGACATGATGATGAGGAAAAATCGAGGAGACAAGAGCCGCTCCGAAGCTCGCAAGTCCAACGGCGAGTCCTCCAACAACCGCATGGAAAACACCCCCAAGCAAGAGGAAAAAATGACCTTCTCGACGTTCCGTGGCACcgccgtcgacgacgacgaagccATGATGATGCTGGAGGACGAAATGATGGACGAACCGCCGCGGGACACCCGCCGCTCCAAGCTGTCCAAAGCGAACAGCACCGGCGCGATGCACATGGACAAGTACGAGTCGGAGCAGGAGTCGCGCATCAGCGCCAAGGTGACCAACAACGGCAACCAGAAGCGCAAGTCAACCAAGTCGACGGCATCGGACGGGAAGGCGTACGGGCCGTGGTACGACCTGTGGGGCGCCGAGGGGTCCACGATGCAGAGTCAGAAGTAG